One segment of Anastrepha obliqua isolate idAnaObli1 chromosome 3, idAnaObli1_1.0, whole genome shotgun sequence DNA contains the following:
- the LOC129240971 gene encoding protein hairy isoform X2, which translates to MEKRRRARINNCLNELKTLILDATKKDPARHSKLEKADILEKTVKHLQELQRQQAAMQQAADPKVINKFKAGFADCANEVSRFPGLDPAVKRRLLQHLSNCINGVKSELHQHQRQLAGAPAQMLPSPPSSPEQDQQHLQQQQHVAAAAAAAATTGHPFLLGAQLQHKMNGYFLPNGLQVIPTKLPNGSIALVLPHHHQQQAQQMPTHLQQQQLSAAQGSALMVMPTRTASTSSASSHSSSVYERTLCSPTNSVTHYAPPSPANSYEAMDCKPSVIQHAPTLSQQQQNQQPLSLVIKKDIKVEDEQPWRPW; encoded by the exons ATGGAAAAACGCCGGCGCGCTCGCATCAACAATTGCTTAAATGAGCTGAAAACGCTGATTCTGGACGCCACAAAAAAAGAC CCCGCGCGTCACTCTAAACTAGAAAAGGCTGACATTTTGGAGAAGACCGTGAAGCATTTGCAAGAACTGCAACGCCAGCAGGCTGCTATGCAGCAAGCCGCCGACCCCAAGGTCATCAACAAATTCAAGGCCGGATTTGCCGATTGCGCCAATGAGGTTAGTCGGTTCCCGGGTCTGGATCCTGCTGTCAAACGGCGTCTACTTCAACACCTCAGCAATTGCATAAATGGCGTTAAGTCCGAATTGCACCAGCATCAACGCCAATTGGCAGGCGCTCCAGCTCAAATGCTTCCGTCACCACCAAGCTCGCCCGAACAGGATCAGCAGCATCTCCAACAGCAACAgcatgttgctgctgctgctgccgctgcagCTACTACCGGCCACCCCTTTCTTTTGGGTGCTCAATTGCAACATAAAATGAATGGATATTTCCTGCCTAATGGACTCCAAGTGATCCCCACCAAACTTCCCAATGGTAGTATAGCACTAGTATTGCCACATCATCACCAACAGCAGGCGCAACAAATGCCAACGCACTTGCAGCAACAACAGTTGAGCGCTGCTCAAGGCTCCGCGCTGATGGTAATGCCCACCCGCACCGCCTCTACCAGCTCTGCCTCCTCACACAGCTCATCTGTCTATGAACGCACCCTTTGTTCACCAACAAACAGTGTAACGCACTACGCGCCTCCAAGCCCCGCTAACTCCTACGAAGCTATGGACTGCAAACCCTCAGTCATTCAACACGCTCCCACACTATCCCAACAACAGCAGAATCAACAACCGCTCTCGCTGGTTATCAAGAAGGACATCAAAGTGGAGGATGAACAGCCTTGGCGGCCATGGTGA
- the LOC129240971 gene encoding protein hairy isoform X1, translating into MVTGVAGANMAANVIGAPVTTLKDAPPVKSDRRSNKPIMEKRRRARINNCLNELKTLILDATKKDPARHSKLEKADILEKTVKHLQELQRQQAAMQQAADPKVINKFKAGFADCANEVSRFPGLDPAVKRRLLQHLSNCINGVKSELHQHQRQLAGAPAQMLPSPPSSPEQDQQHLQQQQHVAAAAAAAATTGHPFLLGAQLQHKMNGYFLPNGLQVIPTKLPNGSIALVLPHHHQQQAQQMPTHLQQQQLSAAQGSALMVMPTRTASTSSASSHSSSVYERTLCSPTNSVTHYAPPSPANSYEAMDCKPSVIQHAPTLSQQQQNQQPLSLVIKKDIKVEDEQPWRPW; encoded by the exons ATGGTAACAGGAGTTGCTGGCGCAAATATGGCAGCCAACGTGATTGGAGCACCGGTAACTACGCTCAAAGATGCGCCACCAGTCAAAAGTGATCGTCGG TCGAACAAGCCAATTATGGAAAAACGCCGGCGCGCTCGCATCAACAATTGCTTAAATGAGCTGAAAACGCTGATTCTGGACGCCACAAAAAAAGAC CCCGCGCGTCACTCTAAACTAGAAAAGGCTGACATTTTGGAGAAGACCGTGAAGCATTTGCAAGAACTGCAACGCCAGCAGGCTGCTATGCAGCAAGCCGCCGACCCCAAGGTCATCAACAAATTCAAGGCCGGATTTGCCGATTGCGCCAATGAGGTTAGTCGGTTCCCGGGTCTGGATCCTGCTGTCAAACGGCGTCTACTTCAACACCTCAGCAATTGCATAAATGGCGTTAAGTCCGAATTGCACCAGCATCAACGCCAATTGGCAGGCGCTCCAGCTCAAATGCTTCCGTCACCACCAAGCTCGCCCGAACAGGATCAGCAGCATCTCCAACAGCAACAgcatgttgctgctgctgctgccgctgcagCTACTACCGGCCACCCCTTTCTTTTGGGTGCTCAATTGCAACATAAAATGAATGGATATTTCCTGCCTAATGGACTCCAAGTGATCCCCACCAAACTTCCCAATGGTAGTATAGCACTAGTATTGCCACATCATCACCAACAGCAGGCGCAACAAATGCCAACGCACTTGCAGCAACAACAGTTGAGCGCTGCTCAAGGCTCCGCGCTGATGGTAATGCCCACCCGCACCGCCTCTACCAGCTCTGCCTCCTCACACAGCTCATCTGTCTATGAACGCACCCTTTGTTCACCAACAAACAGTGTAACGCACTACGCGCCTCCAAGCCCCGCTAACTCCTACGAAGCTATGGACTGCAAACCCTCAGTCATTCAACACGCTCCCACACTATCCCAACAACAGCAGAATCAACAACCGCTCTCGCTGGTTATCAAGAAGGACATCAAAGTGGAGGATGAACAGCCTTGGCGGCCATGGTGA